A genomic segment from Paenibacillus sp. FSL K6-1096 encodes:
- a CDS encoding NAD/NADP transhydrogenase alpha subunit produces the protein MKCISVYTDNFEAFSDIFDRVVDSPMEENEEQEVEGITISHSGDVPEHYLERMSAKPEVVVMKDKSRGLTILQHGKVFEILLPVLETA, from the coding sequence ATGAAATGCATTTCTGTATACACCGATAATTTTGAAGCGTTCTCCGATATTTTTGACCGTGTGGTAGACAGTCCGATGGAAGAGAATGAAGAGCAGGAAGTGGAAGGCATCACAATCAGCCACTCCGGCGATGTGCCTGAGCATTACCTGGAGCGTATGTCCGCGAAGCCGGAGGTTGTCGTGATGAAGGACAAGTCCCGCGGTCTTACTATTCTGCAGCACGGCAAAGTGTTTGAAATTCTGCTTCCAGTACTGGAAACAGCTTAA
- the nth gene encoding endonuclease III — protein sequence MKAAEVRHILDTIGGMFPDAHCELNHSNAFELTIAVLLSAQCTDATVNKVTEDLFQKYKTPADYISVPLEELEQDIRRIGLFRNKAKHIQNLCSILIEQYGGEVPQAHDELVTLPGVGRKTANVVVSNAFGVPAIAVDTHVERVAKRLALAGWKDSVLEVEKKLMKAVPREEWTLTHHRLIFFGRYHCKAQSPMCQVCPLLDVCREGKKRMKTAVIRKDKVHTKPNKELEKKRMG from the coding sequence ATGAAAGCTGCAGAGGTCCGCCACATCCTGGATACCATCGGCGGCATGTTCCCTGACGCGCATTGCGAGCTGAACCACAGCAACGCCTTTGAGCTTACGATTGCCGTACTGCTCTCTGCCCAATGCACGGATGCTACAGTGAACAAGGTAACTGAGGACCTGTTTCAGAAGTACAAGACCCCGGCGGATTACATTTCCGTGCCGCTGGAGGAGCTGGAGCAGGATATCCGGCGGATTGGGTTGTTCCGCAACAAGGCCAAGCATATTCAGAACCTCTGCTCGATTCTGATCGAGCAATACGGCGGGGAAGTGCCCCAGGCTCATGATGAACTGGTCACCTTGCCCGGTGTCGGACGCAAGACGGCGAATGTCGTCGTGTCCAATGCTTTTGGGGTTCCGGCGATTGCTGTGGATACTCATGTGGAACGGGTAGCCAAGCGGCTCGCGCTCGCGGGCTGGAAGGATTCGGTGCTGGAAGTGGAGAAGAAGCTGATGAAGGCGGTGCCGCGTGAGGAATGGACGCTGACCCATCACCGGCTGATCTTTTTCGGACGGTATCACTGCAAGGCCCAGAGTCCCATGTGCCAGGTCTGTCCGCTGCTGGATGTGTGCCGGGAGGGCAAGAAACGTATGAAAACAGCGGTTATCAGGAAAGATAAGGTTCATACGAAGCCTAACAAAGAATTAGAGAAGAAGAGGATGGGATAG
- a CDS encoding S-layer homology domain-containing protein, producing the protein MSGPKKLKRTVQSYSAKAVSALLAGTMVLGGAGAAFADNTSTGAGATPSQSAVTASGIFSDVKAGFWAEKHIYKLAGQGIVVGNNGLFRPGDSVTQQEAVLMALRFMKLQGNVNTNTDVALPNDFLVTNYYKPYVILAFQQGLLDKSTEMAADNLKTSWGERKASREWVAELLIRALGKSAGGASGPTGFADDAKISANKRGYVNAAVELGLANGLTGNRFDPQGAVTRAQLATFFSRAEAHNTLEYDNTFKGTVSALKDGRLALYTNGGTLDFTLNASTAYFTSASENRITLNEIQPYTKVTVIGATYSAAYVELTDPAVQVEQAEGVFTKLSPGVVWVDSANGYDQYPYDADTTFLDVNGAAIQPSAITAGSKITILRETFTGSRKVVKVQVTSGIVNKTAKGTIQTVDTAAKSITFKNEDGTVESFKWEEGTTLFSSQNAIVQPAELKTGAAASYTIKDNVIRSVEVTSGVERVVKGFIYELTDSTIVYQKSDGSREAKLLAANPALVIPNNVSPVMGDLIADKTGGDNVQLTLNSSDQVTKIEVLSRQIEQYAAATVVDYNSKTQYLTFTDSNGKAHVVKLDEKTKMAYGGLVTTSLTTMGARLVENRKIDVTSINERAMSVELSTKYTGVLTAINTNARTIVMKLGNGQLLTMAYPQAVDMFGKSSPAITDVPLNVPVTAVLASNQELISVLRVSGSAQFEIATVDANLNKMTVKLDSGAKSSELNLVSVPLTNEAGQKIALSELKSGDFVNLAFDGSTPLTLQAVKQYAGQVTAVDAAAGTLTVKDYSGAAQTLAAGSGVRIVRDGVTSSALSSLSTADRILARKDAGGVVIISVLSQQSRTFARYESGTNQIITKRANLNDNYQFTLAPNVYIHQGDTTLSVQSLKENDNIIMYFNNDKIVEIVKQ; encoded by the coding sequence TTGTCCGGTCCAAAAAAACTTAAGCGTACGGTGCAATCTTATTCTGCAAAAGCGGTATCTGCCCTTCTGGCGGGTACGATGGTTCTGGGCGGGGCTGGAGCTGCATTTGCGGACAACACCTCTACCGGAGCAGGGGCTACACCTAGTCAATCAGCGGTTACAGCTTCCGGAATATTCAGTGATGTTAAGGCAGGCTTCTGGGCCGAGAAACATATCTACAAGCTGGCAGGCCAGGGAATTGTCGTCGGCAATAACGGCCTGTTCCGTCCGGGCGACTCGGTAACCCAGCAGGAAGCCGTGCTGATGGCGCTGCGTTTCATGAAGCTGCAGGGCAATGTGAACACCAATACAGACGTTGCGCTTCCGAATGATTTCCTAGTCACGAATTACTACAAACCTTATGTAATCCTGGCCTTCCAGCAAGGTCTGCTTGATAAGTCCACCGAAATGGCGGCAGATAATCTCAAGACCTCATGGGGAGAACGCAAGGCCAGCCGTGAGTGGGTCGCAGAGCTGCTGATCCGGGCACTGGGCAAGAGTGCAGGGGGAGCAAGCGGACCGACCGGCTTCGCCGATGATGCGAAGATCTCCGCGAACAAACGCGGCTATGTGAATGCTGCGGTGGAGCTGGGACTGGCGAACGGTCTTACCGGTAACCGCTTTGACCCGCAGGGGGCGGTCACCCGCGCCCAGCTGGCTACCTTCTTCAGCCGTGCCGAAGCGCACAACACGCTGGAGTATGACAATACGTTCAAAGGAACGGTCAGCGCATTGAAAGACGGCAGGCTGGCACTGTACACCAATGGCGGCACACTGGATTTCACTCTGAACGCGAGTACCGCTTATTTCACAAGCGCATCCGAGAACCGGATTACCTTGAATGAAATTCAGCCTTATACGAAGGTAACAGTTATTGGAGCGACCTATAGTGCAGCTTATGTAGAGCTGACCGATCCGGCGGTTCAGGTCGAGCAGGCAGAGGGTGTGTTTACCAAGCTGTCCCCAGGTGTGGTCTGGGTGGATTCTGCCAACGGATATGATCAATATCCCTATGATGCGGACACCACGTTCCTGGATGTGAACGGGGCGGCAATCCAGCCTTCAGCTATTACGGCCGGCAGCAAAATTACGATTCTGCGCGAGACCTTCACCGGTTCCCGCAAGGTAGTCAAGGTCCAGGTCACCTCGGGGATTGTCAACAAGACAGCCAAAGGCACCATTCAGACCGTCGACACTGCGGCCAAAAGCATAACCTTCAAGAATGAGGATGGCACAGTGGAGAGCTTCAAGTGGGAGGAAGGAACGACCTTGTTCAGCTCGCAGAACGCAATTGTTCAGCCGGCAGAGCTGAAAACCGGTGCTGCCGCCTCCTATACGATCAAGGATAATGTGATTCGTTCTGTAGAGGTTACCTCCGGGGTAGAGCGCGTAGTGAAGGGCTTCATCTATGAGCTGACGGATTCGACAATTGTCTATCAGAAAAGTGACGGCAGCCGCGAGGCCAAGCTGCTTGCAGCCAATCCGGCGCTTGTCATTCCTAATAACGTCAGCCCGGTGATGGGTGACCTGATTGCCGACAAGACAGGCGGAGACAATGTGCAGCTTACGCTGAACAGCAGTGACCAGGTGACTAAGATCGAGGTGCTGAGCCGCCAGATTGAACAGTACGCCGCCGCTACCGTTGTCGATTATAACAGCAAGACCCAGTATCTGACCTTCACAGACAGCAACGGCAAGGCTCATGTGGTCAAGCTGGACGAGAAGACCAAAATGGCTTACGGCGGACTGGTGACGACTTCGCTGACCACCATGGGTGCAAGACTGGTAGAGAACCGCAAGATTGATGTGACATCCATTAATGAGCGTGCGATGTCTGTTGAGCTGTCTACCAAATATACAGGCGTCCTGACGGCGATAAATACGAATGCCAGAACCATTGTGATGAAGCTCGGCAACGGACAGCTGCTGACGATGGCTTACCCGCAGGCGGTGGATATGTTCGGCAAAAGCTCTCCGGCCATCACGGATGTTCCGCTGAATGTTCCGGTTACTGCTGTGCTCGCCAGCAACCAGGAGCTCATCTCCGTGCTGCGGGTCAGCGGATCGGCCCAGTTCGAGATTGCAACCGTGGATGCCAACCTGAACAAGATGACCGTGAAGCTGGATAGCGGGGCCAAAAGCAGTGAGCTGAACCTGGTCTCTGTGCCGCTTACCAATGAAGCAGGCCAAAAGATTGCGCTCAGCGAGCTGAAATCCGGAGATTTCGTGAATCTGGCCTTCGACGGGTCTACGCCGCTCACTCTGCAGGCAGTGAAGCAATATGCCGGACAAGTTACGGCAGTAGACGCTGCCGCAGGAACACTGACGGTGAAGGATTATTCGGGAGCCGCCCAGACGCTCGCTGCCGGCAGCGGAGTCAGAATTGTGCGGGACGGGGTTACCTCTAGCGCATTAAGCAGTCTCAGTACAGCAGACCGTATACTGGCACGCAAGGATGCCGGCGGTGTCGTGATCATCTCGGTGCTCAGCCAGCAGAGCCGGACCTTCGCCCGCTACGAGAGTGGGACGAATCAAATAATCACCAAGCGCGCTAACCTGAATGACAATTACCAGTTCACACTTGCGCCGAATGTATATATTCATCAAGGTGACACGACTTTATCCGTGCAATCTCTCAAAGAAAATGATAATATTATAATGTATTTCAACAATGACAAGATTGTAGAAATTGTGAAACAATAA
- a CDS encoding GerMN domain-containing protein: MNKKLTYAGIAAMLLLVISGCGDKPTAAPAATATPDSSVSGGAGGNDVISATATPEATSTPEPTATAAPEKTDKPAAPEKQSLSIKVFYTDPQQMDLVTGEATIAFKDDKEKYTEVFKALQNSSKADQIPLWNKIELKSLEFSNGQVVLDIHKPDEAQLGAGGEALAISALSQTFFQFDEVKNIDVLVDGEQVESLMGHVDLVHPITRENNGL, encoded by the coding sequence ATGAATAAGAAATTGACATATGCAGGTATCGCCGCCATGCTGCTCCTGGTAATTTCGGGCTGCGGTGATAAACCCACGGCTGCACCGGCAGCTACAGCGACTCCGGATTCCTCGGTGTCCGGCGGCGCCGGAGGCAATGATGTAATCAGCGCTACGGCTACTCCTGAGGCGACCAGCACACCTGAGCCTACGGCAACTGCGGCCCCTGAAAAGACCGACAAGCCGGCTGCTCCTGAGAAGCAGAGCCTGAGCATCAAGGTGTTCTATACCGATCCTCAGCAGATGGATCTGGTAACGGGAGAAGCCACGATTGCCTTCAAGGATGATAAGGAGAAGTACACAGAGGTCTTCAAGGCGCTGCAGAACAGCAGCAAGGCCGACCAGATTCCGCTCTGGAACAAAATTGAACTGAAGTCGCTGGAGTTCTCCAATGGACAGGTGGTCCTGGATATCCATAAGCCGGACGAGGCACAGCTGGGTGCAGGCGGCGAGGCGCTGGCCATCAGCGCGCTGTCCCAGACCTTTTTCCAGTTCGATGAGGTCAAGAATATTGATGTGCTGGTGGATGGCGAGCAAGTAGAGAGTCTCATGGGGCATGTGGATCTTGTGCATCCGATCACCCGTGAGAACAACGGATTGTAG
- a CDS encoding N-acetylmuramoyl-L-alanine amidase family protein, whose protein sequence is MKKFAFMLLLLLLVVVLPGHGQAASAQPQSKIFLDGQELTAGQGVQVENVNNSIMVPLRMIAENLGYKVDWDQPSKTVKIEQQGKTIQLIVDQTAASVDGKTVIMTTAPLLKNNTTLVPIRFIGEQFGLTVKWDNTKKIVDLITPQIPDPNTDNGGGDGGTVVVPPGEDASGLSMINGISFNENRFSIALEGNSQPVVSKVGNPDRIVIDLPNATFSDLFGTGQELDPDLNGKLTVTDYPDVSGIRYSLYSTDPYTVRFVIDLNTPKNYSVEVSGDTSKLIVIDLNAQGSGDTSTQPGNNGRKLVVLDAGHGAKDSGAVGVTGKYEKNFNLAVILKAAELLKQENKIDVVLTRSDDTFLELKERAAIANNLNADLFVSVHANSSGSSAASGSETYYQREASKALANVMHKYLVQATGLSNRGVRYGNFHVIRETKMPAVLLEVGYLSNKKDEALLFTEALQNSVAEGMAKGIKEYLGVQ, encoded by the coding sequence ATGAAGAAATTTGCTTTTATGCTGTTGTTGCTGCTCCTGGTTGTTGTGCTGCCGGGACATGGACAGGCCGCTTCCGCGCAGCCGCAGAGCAAGATCTTCCTGGATGGTCAGGAACTGACTGCCGGACAAGGTGTCCAGGTGGAGAATGTCAATAACTCTATCATGGTGCCGCTAAGAATGATTGCTGAGAATCTTGGGTACAAGGTAGACTGGGATCAGCCCAGTAAGACCGTCAAGATTGAACAGCAAGGGAAGACCATACAACTGATCGTGGACCAGACGGCCGCATCCGTTGACGGCAAGACGGTGATTATGACTACAGCACCGCTGCTTAAGAATAACACCACGCTTGTACCGATCCGTTTCATCGGGGAGCAGTTCGGCCTTACGGTCAAATGGGATAATACGAAGAAGATTGTAGATCTTATTACCCCGCAGATTCCCGATCCTAACACGGACAATGGCGGAGGCGACGGGGGAACCGTTGTAGTGCCGCCTGGTGAAGATGCAAGCGGTCTAAGCATGATCAACGGTATCAGCTTCAATGAGAACAGGTTCTCGATTGCCCTGGAGGGCAACAGCCAGCCGGTTGTTTCCAAAGTGGGTAATCCGGACCGGATCGTGATCGATCTGCCGAATGCCACCTTCTCCGATCTGTTTGGAACGGGCCAGGAGCTTGACCCCGACCTGAACGGCAAGCTTACCGTGACGGACTATCCGGATGTATCAGGCATCCGCTATTCGCTGTACAGTACCGATCCGTATACGGTCCGTTTTGTGATTGATCTTAATACTCCCAAAAATTATAGCGTTGAGGTATCGGGAGATACCTCCAAGCTGATTGTGATTGATCTGAATGCGCAAGGCTCGGGAGACACCTCCACCCAGCCCGGCAACAACGGGCGGAAGCTCGTAGTGCTGGACGCGGGGCATGGCGCCAAGGATTCCGGTGCTGTCGGAGTGACCGGCAAATACGAGAAAAACTTCAATCTGGCAGTTATTCTGAAGGCGGCAGAGCTGCTGAAGCAGGAGAACAAAATCGATGTGGTGCTGACCCGCAGCGATGACACCTTCCTTGAACTGAAGGAGCGGGCAGCCATCGCCAATAATCTTAATGCGGATCTGTTCGTCTCCGTCCACGCCAACAGCAGCGGGTCTTCCGCAGCCAGCGGATCAGAGACCTATTATCAGCGCGAGGCCAGCAAAGCTCTGGCGAATGTGATGCACAAATATCTTGTTCAGGCTACCGGGCTCAGCAACCGGGGCGTAAGGTACGGTAACTTCCATGTGATACGTGAGACGAAGATGCCTGCGGTATTGCTTGAAGTAGGCTATCTCAGCAACAAAAAGGATGAGGCGCTGCTCTTCACCGAAGCGCTTCAGAATAGTGTTGCGGAAGGAATGGCCAAGGGAATCAAGGAGTATCTCGGGGTTCAATAA